One window from the genome of Malacoplasma penetrans HF-2 encodes:
- a CDS encoding SufD family Fe-S cluster assembly protein: MNKKNNVFFLNKKNYSNKIYLDSNENLELSIIDIIKDDVYVDLDIYLLNNSTFHLVVSSLNDNFDKTFNINVHHQGNQSTSICEVFGINKNHSSTKFYLQAYIKDDSKDNYCEQKIRGVLLSDHAEIQGKPNLIIDTNNIKAKHALAIGRLNLAHLFYLQNKGIKKSDAIKLLLLSYFNVILYKIEDEHSRERLMERIFSEIGDIS; the protein is encoded by the coding sequence AAAAAAAATAATGTATTCTTTTTAAATAAGAAAAACTACTCAAACAAAATTTATTTAGATAGCAATGAAAATTTAGAATTATCAATAATTGATATTATTAAAGATGATGTCTATGTAGACTTAGATATTTATTTATTAAACAACTCAACTTTCCATTTGGTTGTTTCATCGCTAAATGATAATTTTGATAAAACTTTTAATATTAATGTTCACCATCAAGGTAACCAATCAACAAGTATTTGTGAAGTATTTGGAATTAACAAAAATCATTCATCTACTAAATTCTATTTACAAGCTTATATTAAAGATGATTCAAAAGATAATTACTGTGAGCAAAAAATTAGAGGTGTTCTATTATCTGATCATGCAGAAATTCAAGGAAAACCTAATCTAATAATTGATACTAATAACATTAAAGCAAAACATGCTTTAGCTATTGGTAGACTTAATTTAGCTCATTTATTTTATTTACAAAATAAAGGAATTAAAAAAAGTGATGCAATCAAATTATTATTACTAAGTTACTTCAATGTTATTCTATATAAAATTGAAGATGAACACTCTAGAGAAAGATTGATGGAAAGAATCTTTTCTGAGATAGGAGATATATCTTAA